A window of Verrucomicrobiia bacterium contains these coding sequences:
- a CDS encoding DUF1778 domain-containing protein, with protein MAEVIEESRKRITARVSDKVRDTLEQASELLGATVNQFVVQTAYVEAQRVIERESVIRLSQKDARKVLALLDHPPKPNKRLKAAVKAFKGAVRA; from the coding sequence ATGGCGGAAGTCATTGAAGAATCTCGAAAAAGGATTACGGCCCGGGTTTCTGACAAGGTGCGGGACACGCTGGAGCAGGCGTCGGAGCTTTTGGGCGCGACGGTGAATCAGTTTGTGGTCCAAACAGCTTATGTGGAAGCGCAGCGGGTCATTGAGCGGGAATCGGTCATCCGGCTTTCGCAGAAGGACGCGCGCAAAGTGCTGGCGCTGCTGGATCATCCGCCGAAACCCAACAAGCGGCTCAAGGCGGCGGTAAAGGCGTTCAAAGGCGCGGTGCGTGCGTAA
- a CDS encoding DNA adenine methylase encodes MGRSSTTFPRKWTSGKTTVIRVPARMANDLLDIAHHLDAAGSFCVREEPNGLFLEAAPQRRVRYTSDQPINVASVPQRSPFRYPGGKTWFIPYLRDWLQSKSKLPTRFIEPFAGGGIVSLTVAFERLAKHVVFAELDSGVAAVWRVVLNGHAEWLANEILGFELSIENVRRVLDASIESVREKAFQTILRNRVQRGGIMAAGAGLVKAGENGRGLMSRWYPETLARRIREINHLKDRLTFVEGDGFVLLEEQRADKDAVFFIDPPYTLAARRLYTKWQIDHRRLFAAMRVCKGDFLMTYDNTPEVAILAAEFGFQAKPIAMKNTHHAKMTELLIGRDLSWFNSASDY; translated from the coding sequence ATGGGCCGCTCTTCAACTACCTTTCCTAGGAAATGGACCTCGGGCAAAACTACCGTTATCCGGGTACCAGCTCGGATGGCGAATGATCTTCTAGACATCGCCCACCATCTCGACGCGGCGGGCAGTTTCTGTGTTCGAGAGGAACCCAATGGCTTGTTTTTGGAAGCCGCTCCGCAACGCCGGGTTCGCTATACTTCAGACCAGCCCATCAACGTCGCGAGTGTTCCGCAGCGGAGCCCATTTCGATACCCTGGCGGCAAGACTTGGTTCATTCCGTATCTTCGGGACTGGCTTCAGAGCAAATCGAAATTGCCGACTCGCTTCATAGAGCCATTTGCCGGCGGCGGCATTGTAAGTCTCACAGTGGCGTTTGAACGTTTGGCGAAACATGTAGTCTTCGCTGAGCTTGATTCCGGAGTAGCAGCTGTTTGGCGTGTTGTGTTAAACGGACATGCAGAGTGGCTCGCGAATGAGATCCTAGGCTTTGAACTCTCAATAGAGAATGTTCGCAGAGTTCTTGACGCATCAATTGAATCAGTTCGCGAAAAAGCGTTTCAGACGATTCTACGCAATCGTGTTCAACGCGGTGGAATTATGGCTGCTGGAGCGGGTCTGGTCAAAGCGGGCGAAAATGGTCGAGGACTTATGTCCCGGTGGTATCCTGAAACGCTTGCGCGTCGGATTCGGGAAATAAATCACCTTAAAGATCGACTAACATTTGTAGAGGGTGACGGATTCGTTCTCCTTGAAGAACAGAGAGCTGACAAAGATGCGGTCTTTTTTATTGACCCACCATACACACTCGCGGCGCGGCGTCTCTACACAAAATGGCAGATTGACCATCGCCGATTATTTGCGGCAATGCGAGTCTGCAAGGGCGATTTCCTCATGACCTACGACAACACTCCCGAAGTCGCGATACTCGCCGCAGAGTTTGGATTTCAGGCCAAACCCATTGCGATGAAAAACACACACCATGCGAAAATGACCGAACTATTAATCGGACGCGACTTGAGTTGGTTTAATTCTGCGTCAGATTACTAA
- a CDS encoding NotI family restriction endonuclease: MAFKITEVFGYSVEDKSPEAIASRVEKPCPFQLPGMPCTKVSKSDPLGVCMFGDSQIGTPVCPIRFVQNGQMFVDVARAAFGTGRKIVIRPELRILRKENGKKAGKVDYIIGLLGEDGKPADFCALEVQAVYVSGNSYYPMFHEFLNTGIPPHEQRGMDWLSSRKRLIYQLNLKVPVFRRWGKKFFVAVDQQFFKALPKMKRVPDIENSEVTWVLYDFKRRDKGARFSMSPAEFYCTEWADVEVALREGVPPKQMEILNDVYAAMTRKQRPITAIDI; this comes from the coding sequence ATGGCTTTCAAAATTACGGAAGTTTTCGGCTACTCCGTGGAAGACAAGAGTCCGGAAGCAATTGCTTCACGGGTGGAGAAACCATGTCCCTTTCAGTTGCCTGGAATGCCTTGCACCAAGGTCAGTAAATCTGACCCTTTGGGTGTCTGCATGTTCGGCGACTCTCAAATCGGCACCCCTGTTTGCCCGATCCGTTTTGTTCAGAACGGTCAGATGTTTGTAGATGTCGCGAGGGCTGCGTTTGGCACCGGACGAAAGATTGTTATCCGTCCCGAGTTACGGATTTTACGAAAGGAAAATGGCAAAAAGGCAGGCAAAGTCGACTACATTATCGGTTTGCTCGGTGAAGATGGAAAGCCTGCTGATTTCTGCGCTCTCGAAGTCCAAGCAGTTTATGTGTCTGGGAATTCCTATTATCCGATGTTCCATGAATTCCTCAACACGGGCATCCCACCTCACGAGCAAAGGGGTATGGATTGGCTTTCTAGCCGCAAGCGCCTAATCTACCAACTCAATCTCAAAGTACCAGTTTTTCGTCGCTGGGGCAAAAAATTCTTTGTTGCGGTAGACCAACAGTTTTTCAAGGCGCTTCCCAAAATGAAACGCGTTCCTGACATCGAGAACAGTGAGGTGACGTGGGTGCTTTACGATTTCAAACGCCGGGATAAGGGCGCACGGTTCAGCATGAGCCCCGCAGAATTTTACTGCACCGAATGGGCAGACGTTGAGGTAGCTTTACGCGAGGGAGTTCCGCCAAAACAAATGGAAATCCTCAATGATGTTTACGCCGCGATGACGAGGAAGCAACGGCCAATAACGGCGATTGACATTTAG
- the ilvA gene encoding threonine ammonia-lyase: MKNQTTAAVSLSEIVAARARLNGAINYTQCPESAALSELTGARIFCKQEYLQRTGSFKERGARNALAQLTPDQARKGVIAASAGNHALGLAWHGRLLNISVTVVMPRFAPLVKVARCRQFGATVILHGDTFDEARKEAGRLAKAGQLAYIHPFDDPQVIIGQGTLAFEILEQVPDAEAIIVPVGGGGLLAGVATVFHALKPDLQIIGVEPARAACFAAGLAAEAPVPVATRFTLADGLAVAEAGQLALTIARPLVHRMVQVQEETLALAMLRLAELEKCIIEGAGAAGLAALLSGHLPELKNRRVVLLLTGGNIDPLAHSRVIERGLAADGRIYQFDVLLTDRPGGLMHLSTVLANAGANVTEIVHNRTFAGPDLSRVHVLCTVETRDRAHITEIQQRLAENGVEIFHEERSLRLP; the protein is encoded by the coding sequence ATGAAAAATCAAACCACCGCCGCCGTTTCGCTTTCCGAAATCGTTGCCGCCCGCGCGCGCCTCAATGGCGCGATCAACTACACCCAGTGCCCCGAGTCCGCCGCCCTGAGCGAATTGACCGGTGCCCGCATCTTTTGCAAACAGGAATACCTCCAGCGCACCGGCAGCTTCAAGGAACGCGGCGCCCGCAACGCCCTCGCCCAACTCACCCCCGACCAGGCGCGCAAAGGCGTCATCGCCGCCTCGGCGGGAAATCACGCGCTGGGATTGGCCTGGCACGGACGCTTGCTGAACATCTCCGTCACGGTGGTCATGCCACGTTTTGCTCCGCTGGTGAAAGTTGCGCGCTGCCGCCAGTTCGGCGCCACGGTCATCCTCCACGGAGACACCTTCGACGAAGCCCGCAAGGAAGCCGGCCGCCTGGCCAAAGCCGGCCAACTCGCCTACATCCATCCCTTCGACGATCCGCAAGTCATCATCGGACAGGGAACTCTTGCGTTTGAAATTCTCGAACAAGTTCCCGATGCGGAAGCCATCATCGTGCCCGTCGGCGGCGGCGGATTGCTGGCCGGCGTCGCTACCGTTTTTCATGCGCTCAAACCCGATTTGCAAATCATCGGCGTCGAGCCCGCCCGCGCCGCGTGTTTTGCCGCCGGCCTCGCGGCGGAAGCTCCCGTGCCCGTCGCCACTCGATTCACCCTTGCCGATGGTTTGGCCGTCGCGGAAGCTGGCCAGCTTGCCCTCACCATCGCCCGGCCCTTGGTTCATCGCATGGTGCAAGTCCAGGAAGAAACCCTCGCCCTCGCCATGCTGCGTTTGGCCGAACTCGAAAAGTGCATTATCGAAGGCGCCGGTGCGGCCGGGTTGGCCGCGCTGCTCAGCGGCCATTTGCCTGAACTGAAAAACCGCCGCGTCGTCCTGCTGCTCACCGGTGGCAACATTGACCCCTTGGCCCACAGTCGCGTGATCGAACGCGGCTTGGCGGCTGACGGTCGCATCTACCAATTCGACGTCCTGCTCACCGACCGCCCCGGTGGCCTCATGCATCTTTCCACCGTGCTCGCCAATGCCGGCGCAAACGTCACCGAGATCGTCCACAACCGGACCTTCGCCGGCCCGGACCTTTCGCGCGTTCACGTGCTCTGCACCGTCGAAACCCGCGACCGCGCGCACATCACGGAAATCCAGCAACGCCTCGCCGAAAATGGCGTGGAAATCTTCCACGAAGAACGCTCTTTGAGATTGCCTTAA
- a CDS encoding 3-oxoacyl-ACP reductase family protein, with translation MSTNHEEKLTGKTALVTGGSRGIGAAIAKRLAADGASVAITYSKGADAAASIVKAIESAGGKALAIQADASNAQAVKAAVEKTAATFGGLDVLVNNAGTAMPKPFEETPLEEMDLLIAINIRGVMVATQAALKHMKSGGRIIMIGSCVGERVVAPGLVAYSATKGAVKMFSQGLSREVGARGITVNNVQPGPIDTDLNPASGDWATPQKAATALNRYGKVEEVAALVAFIASPESAYITGANLTVDGGTNA, from the coding sequence ATGAGCACTAACCACGAAGAAAAATTGACCGGTAAAACCGCCCTCGTCACCGGCGGCTCTCGCGGCATCGGCGCCGCCATCGCCAAACGTCTCGCCGCCGACGGCGCGAGCGTAGCCATCACCTATTCCAAAGGCGCGGACGCCGCCGCCTCCATCGTCAAAGCCATCGAAAGCGCCGGCGGAAAAGCCCTCGCCATCCAGGCCGACGCCTCCAACGCCCAGGCCGTCAAAGCCGCCGTGGAAAAAACCGCCGCCACCTTTGGTGGACTCGACGTGCTCGTCAACAACGCCGGCACCGCCATGCCCAAGCCTTTTGAAGAAACGCCCCTTGAAGAAATGGACCTCTTGATCGCCATCAACATCCGCGGCGTCATGGTCGCCACCCAGGCCGCCCTCAAGCACATGAAAAGCGGCGGACGCATCATCATGATCGGCTCCTGCGTCGGCGAACGCGTCGTCGCGCCCGGCCTCGTCGCCTACTCCGCCACCAAAGGCGCCGTCAAAATGTTTTCCCAGGGATTGTCCCGCGAAGTCGGCGCCCGCGGCATCACCGTCAACAACGTCCAACCCGGCCCCATTGACACCGACCTCAACCCCGCCTCCGGCGATTGGGCCACGCCTCAGAAAGCCGCCACCGCCCTCAACCGCTACGGAAAAGTTGAAGAAGTCGCCGCCCTCGTCGCTTTCATCGCCAGCCCCGAGTCCGCCTACATCACCGGAGCGAACCTCACCGTGGACGGCGGCACCAATGCGTGA
- a CDS encoding FAD-dependent oxidoreductase, protein MNATDQPPPSDRANCCVVGGGPAGVMLGFLLARAGVDVLVVEKHKDFFRDFRGDTIHPSTLELLYELGLLDEFLRLPHQELREVTAHFGPEIVHMADFTHLPTHCKFIAFMPQWDFLNFLSTHAKKYPNFRLRMETEVTDLIFEQERVVGVKANTPQGALEIRADLVVGADGRSSTTRERAGLEVIDLGAPIDALWFRLPKRPNDPAQAFGFVGVGQFMVLLDRADYWQCAYVIRKGSFDEKRARGLPAFRDEVARCAAFLKDRMDELKQWDDVKLLNVKVDHLRSWHREGLLCIGDSAHAMSPVGGVGINLAIQDAVATANLLAAKLKSHSVTSTDLQAVQNRRGRPARLTQRAQIFLHQHLLEPIFNSTEIIPPPLPMRLFEKYPRLRRIPARMVGIGFRPEHIRQAGK, encoded by the coding sequence ATGAACGCCACTGACCAGCCACCACCATCCGACCGCGCCAACTGCTGTGTCGTCGGCGGCGGCCCTGCTGGCGTAATGCTCGGTTTCCTCCTCGCGCGCGCCGGCGTGGACGTTCTCGTCGTGGAAAAGCACAAGGATTTCTTCCGCGATTTTCGCGGCGATACCATCCACCCCTCCACGCTGGAATTACTCTACGAACTCGGCTTGCTCGACGAATTCCTTCGCCTGCCGCATCAGGAATTGCGCGAAGTAACCGCACACTTCGGCCCCGAGATCGTCCACATGGCCGACTTCACCCATTTGCCCACCCATTGCAAATTCATCGCCTTCATGCCCCAATGGGATTTTCTAAACTTCCTCAGCACGCACGCAAAAAAATATCCCAACTTCCGTCTCCGCATGGAAACCGAAGTGACCGATCTGATCTTCGAGCAGGAACGCGTCGTCGGCGTGAAAGCCAACACTCCCCAGGGCGCTCTCGAAATCCGTGCCGACTTGGTGGTCGGCGCGGATGGCCGCAGTTCCACCACCCGCGAACGCGCGGGCCTTGAAGTCATTGATCTCGGCGCGCCCATTGATGCTCTCTGGTTCCGTCTTCCCAAACGCCCAAACGATCCCGCGCAAGCCTTCGGATTCGTTGGCGTCGGCCAATTCATGGTCCTCCTTGACCGCGCCGATTATTGGCAATGCGCCTACGTCATCCGCAAAGGCTCGTTCGACGAAAAACGCGCACGCGGCCTGCCTGCCTTCCGCGATGAAGTCGCCCGCTGCGCCGCCTTTCTCAAGGATCGCATGGACGAATTGAAGCAATGGGATGATGTGAAACTTCTAAACGTCAAAGTGGATCACCTCCGCTCATGGCATCGCGAAGGCCTGCTTTGCATCGGCGATTCCGCCCACGCCATGTCTCCCGTCGGCGGCGTGGGCATCAACCTCGCCATCCAGGACGCCGTCGCCACCGCGAATCTGCTGGCCGCAAAATTAAAATCCCATTCCGTCACGTCCACCGACCTTCAAGCCGTGCAAAACCGCCGTGGACGCCCCGCCCGCCTGACCCAGCGCGCGCAAATATTTTTGCACCAACATCTCCTCGAACCGATTTTCAACTCCACCGAAATCATTCCCCCGCCGCTGCCCATGCGGCTCTTCGAGAAATATCCCCGCCTGCGAAGAATTCCCGCCCGCATGGTCGGCATCGGCTTCCGCCCGGAACATATTCGCCAAGCGGGTAAATAA
- a CDS encoding DUF4097 family beta strand repeat-containing protein, which produces MKKIIAAIFCLGFLTAIPPAFAADTFTEKTITKTFTVQPGGDLNVDTDQGDIEVVTASQNTVDITVERELAHGGKSDLEKALKRQKVVFSQDNNTIRLEATTAKASHGLFSSAPPGLDVHIRVIVPRRFNATLSTAGGDVTVSNLQGTLDARTSGGDLTFTKIQGPVEGHTSGGNVKAFACSDKLTLQTSGGNIVIKDYTGPSAQGDTSGGNIDVTHCEGRLQVKTSGGNINIEGFAGPSAYADTSGGSINVGLAKEPTGDCWFSTSGGNITARLPGDAALTLHALTEGGAVNTSLPVTVLGKQKDGHLEGKINGGGPNLALKTSGGNIQLLKL; this is translated from the coding sequence ATGAAAAAAATCATCGCTGCCATTTTCTGCCTCGGATTCCTCACCGCAATCCCGCCTGCGTTCGCGGCGGATACCTTCACTGAAAAGACCATCACCAAAACTTTCACCGTGCAACCCGGCGGCGATCTCAATGTGGACACCGACCAGGGCGACATCGAAGTCGTCACCGCCAGCCAGAACACCGTGGATATCACCGTTGAGCGCGAACTTGCTCACGGCGGCAAGAGCGACCTCGAAAAAGCGTTGAAACGCCAGAAAGTCGTTTTCAGCCAGGACAACAACACCATCCGCCTCGAAGCCACCACCGCGAAAGCCTCGCACGGATTATTTTCGTCCGCCCCGCCCGGGTTGGACGTCCACATTCGCGTCATCGTTCCGCGCCGTTTCAATGCCACCCTCAGCACTGCCGGCGGCGATGTGACCGTCTCCAATCTTCAAGGCACACTTGACGCCCGCACTTCCGGCGGCGACCTCACCTTCACCAAAATCCAGGGCCCCGTCGAAGGCCACACCTCCGGCGGCAATGTCAAAGCCTTCGCCTGCTCCGATAAATTGACCCTCCAAACCTCCGGCGGAAACATCGTCATCAAAGATTACACCGGCCCCTCCGCGCAAGGCGATACCTCCGGCGGAAACATAGACGTCACCCATTGCGAAGGCCGGTTGCAGGTCAAAACCTCCGGCGGCAACATCAACATCGAAGGCTTCGCCGGCCCCTCCGCCTACGCCGATACCTCAGGCGGCTCCATCAACGTCGGCCTGGCCAAAGAACCGACCGGCGATTGCTGGTTCAGCACCAGCGGCGGAAACATCACCGCGCGCCTCCCCGGAGACGCCGCCCTGACCCTCCACGCCCTCACCGAAGGCGGAGCCGTGAACACCAGCCTGCCCGTGACCGTCCTCGGCAAACAAAAAGACGGCCACCTCGAAGGCAAAATCAACGGCGGCGGCCCCAACCTCGCCCTGAAAACCAGCGGCGGAAATATTCAGTTGTTGAAGCTTTAG
- a CDS encoding Rrf2 family transcriptional regulator, with product MKLSLRGEYALRALVVLGLNYDQRVLRIQTISEQQNIPKRFLEQILNDLKSAGIVESRRGVAGGYRLSKPPEKISLALVVRHIEGPLAPVGCVSEKFYSKCSCPDESKCGIRSIMKEVRDAIAKILEGVTVAELCQRVKDLQGTHANPLDYII from the coding sequence ATGAAACTTTCCTTGCGCGGAGAATACGCCCTTCGAGCCCTCGTAGTTCTGGGCCTCAATTACGATCAACGCGTCCTGCGCATCCAAACCATCTCCGAGCAACAAAATATCCCCAAACGCTTCCTCGAACAAATCCTCAACGACCTCAAATCCGCCGGCATCGTCGAGAGCCGCCGCGGCGTCGCGGGCGGATACCGCCTCAGCAAGCCCCCCGAGAAAATCTCATTGGCCCTCGTCGTCCGCCACATTGAGGGCCCCCTCGCGCCCGTCGGTTGCGTCAGCGAAAAATTCTACTCCAAATGCTCCTGCCCCGACGAATCCAAGTGCGGCATCCGCAGCATCATGAAAGAAGTCCGCGACGCCATCGCCAAAATCCTCGAAGGCGTCACCGTCGCCGAACTCTGCCAGCGCGTGAAAGACCTGCAAGGAACCCACGCCAACCCCCTCGACTACATCATCTAA
- the rpmH gene encoding 50S ribosomal protein L34 codes for MKRQYQPSKIRRKRQHGFLNRNSSKSGKATLANRRREGRKRLTPV; via the coding sequence ATGAAACGTCAATATCAACCGTCCAAGATTCGCCGCAAACGGCAGCACGGATTCCTCAATCGCAACTCCTCCAAGAGCGGCAAGGCCACCCTCGCCAATCGCCGCCGCGAAGGCCGCAAGCGCTTGACCCCGGTATAA
- a CDS encoding type II toxin-antitoxin system prevent-host-death family antitoxin, with product MNMASISVLDAKTRFGELLERVAQGEEVVITKHDKPVARIIPEGRSSAKSIREAVASIRELRGRIEARTKGKSKLSLDDVKSARGEGRKSAVRGWWML from the coding sequence GTGAATATGGCAAGTATCTCAGTTCTTGATGCAAAAACTCGCTTTGGTGAGTTGCTCGAAAGGGTCGCGCAGGGTGAGGAGGTGGTGATCACCAAGCACGACAAGCCGGTGGCGCGCATCATCCCGGAGGGGCGTTCGTCTGCCAAATCCATTCGGGAAGCGGTGGCTTCGATTCGGGAGTTGCGCGGGCGGATCGAAGCCCGGACGAAGGGCAAATCAAAGCTTTCATTGGATGACGTCAAATCGGCGCGGGGCGAGGGCCGCAAGTCAGCGGTTCGTGGGTGGTGGATGCTATAG
- a CDS encoding porin encodes MKKPRFKQFNRLAVVTAITGLQLGAAALHGATLSDEDVQALVKRVNELEQQVKILQRNREVDQDVATDKAKESAMVSLGTTGLVVKSGDSNFTMIAHGYVQADARNYIGSKATPDEFLLRRVRPIVEGTIWDKFNYRLMLDLASGSVTGSTANNVGILDDAYLNARIFDDLQVQAGKFKSPVGLERLQSTADLFFVETGFATELTPNYDLGVEVHNDLFTSPIAYAVGVFNGASDNASDDAETDEGKDVAGRLFLQPFLKKNIAPLRNLGFGVAGSYGEHNGGSLTSYKTPGQQTMFTYANAAPGGDLYRIDPQLFWYWGPFGLEGEYNLSSQKLISTKTGAGIPPYQRFNNTAWQVEASYFLTDEENSFKASSLKHVTPWHRFAPTQGEWGAFEVVARVQQLSLDENAFTSHAGTSYAAAGSAQRATAWGVGLNWYLNENLKLNLDYESTTFHGGTALAGSATSRPEHVILSRIQFQF; translated from the coding sequence ATGAAAAAACCTCGATTCAAACAATTCAATCGTCTGGCAGTGGTCACTGCCATTACTGGTCTTCAACTTGGCGCGGCGGCACTCCACGGCGCGACGCTTTCGGATGAGGATGTGCAGGCACTCGTCAAGCGGGTCAATGAACTGGAGCAGCAGGTGAAAATTCTCCAGCGCAATCGCGAGGTGGATCAGGATGTCGCGACGGATAAGGCGAAGGAGTCGGCGATGGTTTCGCTGGGCACCACGGGGTTGGTCGTCAAATCGGGCGATTCGAATTTCACGATGATTGCGCATGGATATGTTCAGGCGGACGCGCGTAATTACATCGGGTCGAAGGCGACGCCGGATGAATTTCTATTGCGTCGCGTGCGCCCGATCGTGGAAGGCACGATTTGGGATAAATTTAATTATCGCCTGATGCTCGACCTGGCGTCGGGCAGCGTGACGGGCAGCACGGCGAACAATGTAGGCATCCTCGATGATGCTTATCTTAACGCGCGCATCTTCGATGACCTGCAAGTTCAAGCGGGCAAATTCAAATCGCCCGTGGGATTGGAACGCCTTCAATCCACCGCGGATTTGTTTTTCGTCGAGACGGGTTTCGCGACCGAGTTGACGCCCAATTACGATCTCGGTGTGGAAGTTCACAATGACCTTTTCACATCGCCCATTGCTTACGCCGTGGGCGTGTTCAACGGCGCGTCCGATAATGCGAGCGACGATGCCGAAACGGACGAAGGCAAGGACGTGGCTGGCCGGTTGTTCCTGCAACCGTTTTTGAAAAAGAACATCGCGCCGTTGCGGAATTTGGGTTTCGGCGTGGCGGGTTCTTATGGCGAGCACAATGGCGGTTCGCTTACGAGTTACAAGACGCCTGGGCAGCAAACGATGTTCACCTACGCCAATGCCGCGCCCGGCGGCGATCTGTATCGCATAGACCCGCAGTTGTTTTGGTATTGGGGTCCGTTCGGCCTGGAGGGCGAATACAATTTGTCGTCGCAAAAATTGATCTCCACCAAAACCGGCGCGGGAATTCCGCCTTACCAACGCTTCAACAATACCGCGTGGCAGGTCGAGGCTTCTTACTTCCTCACTGACGAAGAAAATTCTTTCAAGGCAAGTTCGCTCAAGCACGTCACGCCGTGGCATCGGTTCGCACCGACGCAGGGCGAGTGGGGCGCATTTGAAGTGGTGGCGCGCGTGCAGCAACTTTCGCTGGATGAAAACGCGTTCACCAGCCACGCGGGCACGAGCTACGCCGCGGCGGGTTCGGCGCAGCGCGCGACGGCGTGGGGCGTGGGATTGAACTGGTATCTCAACGAAAACCTGAAACTCAATCTCGATTACGAATCCACGACGTTTCACGGCGGCACCGCGCTGGCCGGATCGGCGACGTCGCGGCCGGAGCATGTGATTCTCAGCCGCATTCAATTCCAATTCTGA
- a CDS encoding VPDSG-CTERM sorting domain-containing protein, producing the protein MKHPFKNTLTPLVAGISIVLGGSSTYAQTLLVDRGLPTDNVNLPDPNPDRSNVAWADNEPAGTLPFAPGDSFSLNTAATVTDIRVWEVGGGQSPVTLLGGISGSPIGVISTGVTATPVTYANGQGYLSQIGTSLPILQLDFTVALSLTAGQTFDFFLANTLPGSTQSPFIAASNAALSGSPQDGSDGTFLFYDPNTGTVDTWDTGTGDGTYDPGFAGWDKNSDANVQVFGVSAPDGGSTMLLLSSGFTGLAFLRRRLNRA; encoded by the coding sequence ATGAAGCATCCATTCAAAAACACGCTGACGCCTCTGGTGGCGGGCATTTCCATCGTATTAGGCGGTTCGTCCACTTACGCCCAAACCCTCCTCGTTGATCGCGGCCTGCCCACGGATAATGTTAATTTGCCCGACCCCAATCCCGACCGCAGCAACGTCGCCTGGGCTGACAATGAGCCCGCCGGCACACTCCCCTTCGCCCCCGGCGATAGCTTCTCGCTCAACACCGCGGCGACCGTGACCGACATCCGGGTTTGGGAAGTCGGCGGCGGTCAAAGTCCTGTGACCCTGTTAGGCGGAATTTCCGGCTCCCCCATCGGAGTCATCAGCACTGGCGTCACGGCCACCCCCGTCACCTATGCGAACGGCCAGGGTTATCTGTCGCAGATCGGCACGAGTCTTCCCATTCTCCAGTTGGATTTCACCGTCGCTCTCTCCCTGACTGCGGGACAGACGTTCGATTTCTTCCTGGCCAATACCCTGCCCGGTTCGACTCAGAGTCCTTTCATCGCCGCCTCCAACGCCGCCCTCAGCGGTTCGCCGCAGGACGGCTCCGACGGCACATTCCTGTTCTATGATCCCAACACCGGAACCGTTGACACCTGGGATACCGGCACCGGCGACGGCACCTACGATCCCGGCTTCGCTGGCTGGGACAAAAACTCTGACGCCAACGTGCAAGTGTTCGGCGTCTCCGCGCCCGATGGCGGCAGCACCATGCTCCTTCTCAGTTCCGGCTTCACCGGCCTCGCCTTCCTGCGCCGCCGCCTGAACCGCGCTTAA
- a CDS encoding GNAT family N-acetyltransferase encodes MRKIELLAKSHDREGFDCGSEPLNLFLKQTARQHAERGISRTFVLVEKTESAPKPILGFFSLNICQIKSESLTVGEAKKLPRDVAGVRLGRLAVAKENQRQGIGKILLVAAMGKFMEIFDSAGGIGLFVDAKDGDAKSYYEQFGFVAMPSNELELFLPVKTIREALGTRGG; translated from the coding sequence GTGCGTAAGATCGAACTGCTCGCGAAGTCGCATGACCGGGAGGGGTTCGATTGCGGAAGCGAGCCGCTTAATTTGTTTCTCAAACAAACGGCCCGTCAACACGCGGAGCGGGGAATTTCACGCACGTTTGTTTTGGTGGAGAAAACCGAGTCCGCGCCCAAACCCATTCTCGGTTTTTTCTCACTTAACATTTGCCAGATCAAATCGGAATCGCTGACGGTGGGAGAGGCGAAAAAACTGCCGCGCGACGTGGCGGGTGTCAGGCTGGGGCGGCTGGCGGTGGCCAAAGAAAATCAACGGCAAGGGATTGGAAAAATATTGCTGGTGGCGGCGATGGGGAAGTTCATGGAGATTTTCGATTCGGCGGGAGGGATTGGACTGTTTGTGGATGCGAAGGATGGAGACGCAAAAAGTTACTATGAACAATTTGGATTCGTCGCGATGCCATCCAATGAGCTGGAATTATTTTTGCCGGTGAAAACGATTCGGGAGGCGCTGGGGACAAGGGGCGGTTGA
- a CDS encoding VOC family protein, with protein MRLSHINISMPRGSEDLARSFYTGQLGLREIPKPEPLRVRGGVWFDAGGLDIHLSVEEQPFGPDAQRHFGLECADVDKLRANLKTAGVETADGRPAPWKRFFVRDPFGNRIEIHEAGALRA; from the coding sequence ATGCGTCTTTCCCATATCAATATCAGCATGCCCAGGGGCAGCGAAGACCTTGCCCGTTCGTTCTACACCGGGCAGCTTGGCTTGCGGGAAATTCCCAAACCCGAGCCGCTTCGAGTTCGCGGCGGCGTATGGTTTGACGCCGGCGGACTTGATATTCATCTCTCAGTCGAGGAGCAACCTTTTGGACCAGACGCGCAACGGCACTTCGGCCTTGAGTGTGCCGATGTGGATAAATTGAGAGCCAATCTGAAGACTGCCGGCGTGGAAACTGCCGATGGCCGTCCAGCGCCTTGGAAACGCTTCTTCGTACGCGATCCCTTTGGCAACCGCATTGAGATTCATGAAGCCGGCGCACTGCGAGCCTGA